Proteins encoded together in one Camelina sativa cultivar DH55 chromosome 9, Cs, whole genome shotgun sequence window:
- the LOC104715560 gene encoding uncharacterized protein LOC104715560, translating to MGSSSNHYHYHGDDDHYHYQGDDGDNFDAYLQNIYDASHNIPEPNEPNERIFIKRNREEGHNNLWNDYFSDTPTYPEYLFRRRFRMHKHLFMRIVQRLSTEIEYFRQTQDATGRASLSPIQKCTAAIRQLAYGSSSDSVDEYVRIGASTARKCLHEFTAGIIQVFGDEYLRRPTPEDLERLLYQNEQRGFPGMIGSIDCMHWGWKNCPTA from the coding sequence aTGGGATCATCTTCAAACCATTATCATTACCATGGAGATGATGATCATTATCACTATCAAGGAGATGATGGTGATAATTTTGAtgcttatttacaaaatatttatgatgCCTCGCATAATATCCCGGAACCAAATGAGCCAAACGAAAGGATTTTTATCAAGAGAAACCGGGAAGAAGGTcacaataatctttggaatgattatttcagtgacACTCCAACATATCCAGAATATCTATTCCGGCGACGGTTTCGCATGCACAAGCATTTGTTCATGCGTATTGTCCAACGTCTCTCTACCGAAATCGAATATTTCCGCCAAACCCAGGATGCAACCGGACGGGCTAGTCTAtcacctatacaaaaatgtactgcagcaattcgtcaATTGGCATATGGTAGTTCGTCTGACAGTGTTGACGAGTATGTAAGAATTGGTGCTTCAACAGCTCGGAAATGTTTGCACGAGTTTACCGCCGGCATCATCCAAGTGTTTGGAGATGAATACCTAAGACGTCCTACACCGGAGGACCTAGAAAGACTACTCTATCAGAATGAACAGCGTGGTTTTCCCGGGATGATTGGgagcattgactgtatgcattgggggtggaagaattgtcccacggCTTAG
- the LOC104715561 gene encoding ethylene-overproduction protein 1-like yields MRSLKLAEGCKGTQVYALNPSAPPPPPPPGNSGGGGSGGTGGGGGGGVGDKLLQHLSDHLRVNSVRSKSSRTYPPPNQANAVVSPEFLLPCGLPVTDLLEPQIDPCLKFVDLIEKMAEVYRRIEACPQFEKSGAYLEQCAIFRGISDPKLFRRSLRSSRQHAVDVHAKVVLASWLRFERREDELIGTSSMDCCGRNLECPKATLVSGYDPESVYDPCVCSGASSSSSRSEMMNDDDVPGCSTSDEVDYDMSFCIGDEEVRCVRYKIASLSRPFKAMLYGGFREMKRSTINFTNNGISVEGMRAAENFSRTNRLDNFPPNVVLELLRLANRFCCDELKSACDLHLAHLVNTLDEAMLLIEYGLEEAAYLLVAACLQVFLRELPSSMHNPNVIKIFCSAEGRERLASLGHASFSLYFFLSQIAMEDDMKSNTTVMLLERLVECAVENWEKQLAYHQLGVVMLERKEYKDAQRWFNVAVEAGHLYSLVGVARSKFKRDHRYSAYKIINSLISDHTATGWMHQERSLYCNGKERLLDLDTATELDPTLTFPYKFRAVALVEENQFGAAIAELNKILGFKASPDCLEMRAWISIGMEDYEGALKDIRALLTLEPNFMMFNGKIHGDHMVELLRPLAQQWSQADCWMQLYDRWSSVDDIGSLAVVHHMLANDPGKSLLRFRQSLLLLRLNCQKAAMRSLRLARNHSKSEHERLVYEGWILYDTGHREEALAKAEESISIQRSFEAFFLKAYALADSTLDPDSSNYVIQLLQEALKCPSDGLRKGQALNNLGSVYVDCEKLDLAADCYTNALTIKHTRAHQGLARVYHLKNQRKAAYDEMTKLIEKAQNNASAYEKRSEYCDREMAQSDLSLATQLDPLRTYPYRYRAAVLMDDHKESEAIDELSRAISFKPDLQLLHLRAAFYDSMGEGAAAIKDCEAALCIDPGHADTLELYQ; encoded by the exons ATGCGAAGTTTGAAGCTTGCAGAAGGTTGTAAAGGTACACAAGTTTATGCTCTTAATCCCTCcgctcctcctccgcctcctcctcctggtAATAGCGGCGGTGGAGGTAGCGGCGGCACcggaggaggtggaggtggaggagtTGGAGATAAGCTTTTACAACACCTTTCAGATCATCTTCGTGTTAATTCAGTCCGATCCAAATCAAGCCGGACTTATCCACCTCCGAATCAAGCCAACGCCGTCGTCTCCCCGGAGTTTCTTCTCCCTTGTGGACTCCCTGTGACGGATCTGCTTGAGCCTCAGATCGATCcttgtttgaaatttgttgatttgattgagAAGATGGCTGAAGTTTATAGGAGGATCGAGGCTTGTCCACAGTTCGAGAAATCTGGGGCGTATTTAGAGCAATGCGCTATCTTCCGGGGGATTTCTGATCCTAAACTGTTCCGGCGGAGTCTCCGATCGTCTAGGCAACACGCCGTGGATGTTCACGCTAAGGTCGTGTTAGCTTCGTGGCTTCGATTTGAGAGGAGGGAGGATGAGTTGATCGGAACATCTTCTATGGATTGTTGTGGGAGGAATTTGGAATGTCCAAAGGCCACTCTTGTTTCAGGGTATGATCCGGAATCTGTTTATGATCCATGTGTTTGCTCTGGAGCTTCTTCTAGTTCTTCTAGATcagagatgatgaatgatgatgatgttcctGGATGTTCTACTTCTGATGAAGTGGATTATGATATGTCTTTCTGTATTGGTGATGAAGAGGTTCGTTGTGTGAGGTACAAAATCGCGTCTTTGTCTAGACCTTTCAAGGCGATGTTGTACGGTGGGTTTAGAGAGATGAAACGATCGACGATCAACTTTACAAACAATGGAATCTCTGTTGAAGGAATGAGAGCTGCAGAGAATTTCAGCAGGACCAATAGGTTGGATAACTTCCCTCCTAATGTTGTCTTGGAGCTTCTTAGGCTGGCGAATCGGTTCTGCTGCGATGAGTTGAAATCTGCTTGCGATTTGCATTTGGCACATCTTGTTAATACTCTGGACGAGGCAATGTTGTTGATCGAGTATGGATTAGAGGAGGCTGCATACCTTCTGGTGGCAGCTTGTCTTCAGGTTTTTCTCAGGGAGTTGCCGAGCTCTATGCATAACCCGAATGTTATAAAGATCTTCTGCAGCGCCGAGGGACGGGAAAGACTGGCATCTCTTGGCCACGCTTCTTTTTCATTGTACTTCTTCTTAAGCCAGATCGCGATGGAAGATGATATGAAATCTAACACAACTGTGATGCTCTTAGAACGTTTGGTTGAATGCGCAGTAGAAAACTGGGAGAAACAGCTTGCTTACCACCAATTAGGGGTGGTGATGCT TGAAAGGAAAGAATATAAGGATGCTCAGAGATGGTTTAACGTAGCGGTTGAGGCTGGTCATCTTTACTCCCTCGTGGGCGTTGCTAGGTCTAAGTTCAAGCGTGACCATAGATACTCAGCTTATAAGATCATCAACTCACTGATTTCAGATCACACGGCTACTGGGTGGATGCACCAGGAGAGGTCCTTGTATTGCAATGGTAAAGAAAGGCTGCTTGATTTGGATACAGCTACCGAGTTAGACCCGACTTTGACATTCCCCTACAAGTTCAGGGCAGTGGCGTTGGTGGAAGAGAACCAGTTTGGAGCTGCGATCGCAGAACTGAACAAGATTCTTGGATTCAAGGCCTCTCCTGACTGTCTGGAAATGAGGGCATGGATTTCTATAGGCATGGAGGATTATGAGGGTGCTTTGAAAGATATCCGGGCGCTATTGACATTGGAGCCAAATTTTATGATGTTTAACGggaaaatccatggtgatcatatggTGGAGTTGCTCCGTCCGCTAGCCCAGCAGTGGAGCCAGGCTGACTGCTGGATGCAGCTCTATGATCGTTGGTCTTCTGTGGATGATATTGGATCTCTAGCGGTTGTTCATCATATGCTTGCAAATGATCCTGGGAAGAGTCTTTTACGGTTTAGACAGTCTCTTCTTCTGTTACG GCTAAATTGTCAAAAGGCAGCTATGCGTAGTCTAAGGCTGGCTCGAAACCATTCAAAGTCGGAGCATGAGAGACTTGTGTATGAAGGATGGATACTGTATGATACAGGCCACCGTGAGGAAGCCCTAGCCAAAGCAGAGGAGTCCATTTCCATACAAAGATCTTTTGAAGCATTTTTCCTCAAAGCTTATGCCCTTGCAGACTCTACTCTTGACCCAGATTCCTCAAATTACGTAATCCAACTCCTTCAAGAAGCGCTTAAATGCCCCTCAGATGGTCTCCGTAAAGGACAA GCTTTGAACAACCTGGGGAGTGTATATGTTGATTGTGAGAAGCTGGATCTTGCAGCTGATTGCTATACAAATGCGCTCACCATCAAGCATACACGAGCTCACCAAGGCCTCGCACGTGTTTATCACCTGAAAAACCAACGGAAAGCTGCTTATGATGAGATGACAAAGCTAATAGAGAAGGCTCAGAACAATGCGTCAGCATATGAGAAGCGCTCTGAATATTGTGACCGCGAGATGGCACAGAGCGACCTTAGCCTGGCAACACAACTTGACCCTCTCCGAACCTATCCTTACAGATACAGAGCCGCAG TTCTTATGGACGACCACAAAGAAAGTGAAGCCATAGACGAGCTTTCAAGGGCGATATCATTTAAACCAGATCTCCAGCTGTTACATCTACGAGCAGCATTCTATGATTCAATGGGAGAAGGAGCAGCTGCTATCAAAGATTGTGAAGCAGCATTATGTATTGATCCAGGTCATGCAGATACACTGGAGCTCTACCAA
- the LOC104711722 gene encoding uncharacterized protein LOC104711722, which yields MILFLTVEEMMDMNRSRRLNFNAPFLSTKRHVTQEKLPGQFPEASVPFCWETAPGMPKNSSHLKNDPESETPRLKLPPGRLKVNGENDEFDDDTSEGLTPARLLRMKKRDNHERYHQTNQDMVDVLSLTQAIDMVELPKDSSESDDGSSGGGDSNGYLTMESTERSEEMSPSYIIERFLPDAAALAAVTSAASQRRRKKKLSYLSGATVRQSCFSPKACGLHVLLPWSTKHRICGVKNAFSPSSQIHLQPKFIEKDN from the exons atgattttgtttcttacgGTTGAAGAGATGATGGATATGAACAGATCCCGGAGGTTGAACTTCAACGCTCCATTCTTGTCGACCAAACGACATGTCACCCAAGAGAAGCTTCCTGGTCAGTTTCCTGAAGCTTCTGTTCCGTTTTGCTGGGAGACCGCTCCCGGGATGCCTAAGAACTCGTCTCATTTGAAAAATGACCCTGAATCTGAAACACCACGTCTCAAACTACCTCCTGGAAGGTTAAAG GTTAATGGTGAAAACGACGAATTTGATGACGACACCAGTGAGGGTTTAACACCAGCTAGATTGTTGCGTATGAAGAAACGTGACAATCACGAACGTTACCATCAAACAAACCAAGACATG GTCGATGTCTTGTCTCTCACGCAAGCCATAGACATGGTCGAACTCCCAAAAGATAGTTCTGAATCGGATGATGGAAGCAGCGGAGGAGGCGACTCAAACGGATACTTAACAATGGAGAGCACAGAGCGAAGCGAAGAAATGTCACCAAGTTACATAATAGAGAGGTTTCTACCGGATGCAGCGGCTTTAGCAGCCGTGACATCAGCGGCTAGccaaaggaggaggaagaagaagctctctTATTTGAGTGGTGCAACGGTGAGGCAGTCTTGTTTTTCACCGAAAGCTTGTGGCTTGCATGTATTGCTGCCATGGAGCACTAAGCATAGAATCTGTGGCGTCAAAAAcgctttttctccttcttcccaAATCCACTTACAACCCAAGTTTattgaaaaagataattaa
- the LOC104715562 gene encoding glutathione S-transferase T3-like produces the protein MDPRNINPFPQTYFVDLMNSQKDSNGSDNPILSNSVSSQPVHFTSTFSSQHVHFRPGFSSQPLHFSPTPSESEDCIDVAVDENEEDGRRGIKKQWSAEEDVNLISAWLNTSKDLVVSNEQRLQSFWKRVAEYFKANDGSSGSDARGPSQCKARWNKINHQVNKFVGCYSQASSRRKSGESEDDVLSLAYELYKNDMDKPFLLGHCWRELRHDQKWITEECSHKRTKLATEEECNDGAETRPPGVKASKKKGKKPAVTIDVEDGSVGKLDKIIAMKEQEQAAKERHGKMRLLDSLLNKTELTSAEQLLRDKLVDQMLTNT, from the coding sequence ATGGATCCTAGAAACATTAATCCTTTTCCACAGACATATTTTGTCGATCTTATGAATTCTCAAAAAGACTCCAACGGTTCAGATAATCCGATTCTTTCCAATTCAGTCTCTTCTCAGCCTGTCCACTTTACCTCTACCTTCTCTTCTCAGCATGTACACTTTAGGCCTGGATTCTCATCTCAGCCACTTCACTTTAGCCCTACACCATCAGAATCTGAAGACTGTATCGATGTAGCAGTtgatgagaatgaagaagacgGAAGAAGGGGAATAAAAAAGCAGTGGAGTGCAGAGGAGGATGTCAACCTCATAAGCGCTTGGTTAAACACAAGCAAGGATCTGGTTGTAAGTAATGAGCAGCGGCTTCAAAGTTTCTGGAAGAGGGTTGCTGAGTACTTCAAAGCAAATGATGGATCATCTGGTTCAGATGCAAGAGGGCCTTCACAATGTAAGGCTAGGTGGAACAAGATAAACCACCAAGTCAATAAGTTTGTGGGGTGTTACTCACAAGCAAGTTCAAGAAGAAAGAGTGGAGAATCAGAGGATGATGTATTGAGCTTGGCGTATGAGCTTTACAAGAACGACATGGACAAGCCTTTCCTATTAGGACATTGCTGGAGGGAATTGAGgcatgatcagaaatggatcaCGGAGGAGTGTAGCCATAAAAGGACTAAACTCGCTACAGAAGAAGAGTGCAATGATGGAGCTGAGACAAGGCCTCCGGGGGTTAAAGCTtctaagaaaaaagggaaaaaaccgGCTGTGACTATTGATGTAGAGGATGGTTCTGTTGGTAAGCTAGACAAGATCATTGCAatgaaagaacaagaacaagcgGCTAAAGAGAGACACGGCAAAATGAGACTGCTAGACAGCCTCCTTAACAAGACTGAACTAACAAGTGCCGAACAACTTCTTAGGGACAAACTCGTTGACCAAATGTTGACAAACACTTAG
- the LOC104711723 gene encoding uncharacterized protein LOC104711723: MEEGVPEAEKRLMYPQEVVEKNHDKHEEEEEEKGAAKGGMLNNLISNFIDATTTTVVDGKSGENIQKVECEDEAEKQKESSSSGILDKIISHLPEDAVPTTDEAAILIHSAID; this comes from the exons atgGAAGAAGGCGTACCAGAAGCAGAGAAGAGGCTCATGTATCCACAAGAAGTCGTAGAAAAGAACCACGATaaacacgaagaagaagaagaagagaaaggagctGCTAAAGGTGGGATGTTGAACAATCTGATATCCAACTTTATtgatgcaacaacaacaacagtagtAGACGGCAAATCTGGCGAGAACATTCAAAAAGTTGAATGTGAAGATGAAGCTGAGAAGCAAAAAGAAAGCTCAAGTTCTGGAATCTTAGACAAGATTATTTCTCATCTTCCAG AAGATGCGGTTCCAACTACGGACGAGGCAGCCATTTTGATCCACTCCGCGATTGACTGA
- the LOC104711724 gene encoding probably inactive leucine-rich repeat receptor-like protein kinase IMK2 has product MNYLYKSPFRIYKFSLILCLSLFSAQAVAGGGGGHSWDGIVVTQTNYQALQAIKHELIDFTGVLRSWNNSASSQVCSGWAGIKCLRGQVVAIQLPWKGLGGIISEKIGQLGSLRKLSLHDNVIAGSVPRSLGYLKSLRGVYLFNNRLSGSIPASLGNCPLLQSLDLSNNQLTGIIPASLAESTRLYRLNLSFNSLSGPLPVSVARSYTLTFLDLQHNNLSGSIPDFLVNGSHPLKTLNLDHNLFSGAVPLSLCKHSLLEEVSLSHNQLSGSIPRECGALPHLQSLDFSYNSINGTIPDSFSNLSSLVSLNLESNHLNGLVPDAIDRLHNLTELNLKRNKINGPIPETIGNISGIQQLDLSENNFTGPIPLSLVHLANLSSFNVSYNTLSGPVPPILFKKFNSSSFVGNIQLCGYSSSNPCPAPDHHHPITLSPTSSQEPKKHHRKLSLKDIILIAIGALLAILLLLCCILLCCLIKKRAALKQKDGKDKISEKTVSAAAATASTGGEMGGKLVHFDGPFVFTADDLLCATAEIMGKSTYGTAYKATLEDGNEVAVKRLREKTTKGVKEFEGEVTALGKIRHQNLLALRAYYLGPKGEKLLVFDYMSKGSLSAFLHARGPETLIPWETRMKIAKGISRGLAHLHSNENMIHENLTASNILLDEQTNAHIADYGLSRLMTAAAATNVIATAGTLGYRAPEFSKIKNASTKTDVYSLGIIILELLTGKSPGEPTNGMDLPQWVASIVKEEWTNEVFDLELMRETQSVGDELLNTLKLALHCVDPSPAARPEASQVVNQLEEIRPETEVEMETTVTGGKDLGSNEE; this is encoded by the exons ATGAATTATCTTTACAAAAGCCCATTTCGAATTTATAAATTTAGTCTCATTTTGTGTCTCTCACTCTTCTCTGCTCAAGCTGTtgcaggtggtggtggtggtcacTCTTGGGATGGAATCGTGGTGACTCAAACGAACTACCAGGCGCTCCAAGCGATCAAACATGAACTCATTGACTTCACCGGAGTTCTCAGAAGCTGGAACAACTCTGCCTCCTCTCAAGTTTGCTCCGGCTGGGCTGGAATCAAATGCCTCAGGGGTCAAGTGGTCGCCATTCAGCTCCCTTGGAAGGGACTCGGTGGCATTATCTCTGAGAAGATTGGACAGCTTGGGAGTCTCAGAAAACTTAGCCTCCACGACAACGTTATCGCCGGTTCAGTTCCTCGTTCCCTTGGCTACCTCAAGAGCCTCCGCGGGGTCTATCTCTTCAACAATCGCCTCTCTGGTTCGATCCCAGCCTCACTCGGTAACTGCCCTCTTCTCCAGAGTCTCGATCTCAGCAATAACCAGCTCACTGGAATCATCCCGGCTAGTCTTGCTGAATCCACGAGGCTCTACAGGCTCAATCTCAGCTTCAATTCACTTTCTGGTCCCCTTCCGGTTAGTGTAGCCAGATCATATACCCTCACGTTTCTTGATCTTCAGCATAACAACCTCTCTGGTTCTATACCCGACTTTTTGGTTAATGGCTCTCACCCTCTCAAAACGCTGAACCTTGACCATAATCTCTTCTCGGGAGCTGTTCCTTTGTCTCTCTGCAAGCATAGTCTGTTGGAAGAGGTTTCTTTAAGCCATAACCAGCTCTCAGGTTCTATTCCCAGAGAATGTGGAGCTCTTCCACACCTCCAGAGCCTTGATTTTTCTTACAACTCAATCAACGGAACCATCCCAGACAGTTTCTCCAACCTATCATCTCTGGTTTCACTGAACCTCGAAAGCAACCACCTCAACGGCCTAGTCCCAGATGCCATTGATAGGCTGCACAACTTGACAGAGCTTAACCTCAAGAGAAACAAGATCAATGGGCCAATCCCAGAGACAATAGGGAACATATCTGGAATCCAACAGCTTGATCTGTCAGAAAACAACTTCACAGGTCCAATCCCGTTATCACTAGTCCACCTGGCGAACCTTTCTTCATTCAACGTCTCCTACAACACCCTCTCTGGTCCTGTTCCACCTATTCTCTTCAAGAAGTTCAACTCAAGCTCTTTCGTGGGCAACATTCAGCTCTGTGGCTACAGCTCCTCAAATCCATGCCCTGCTCCTGATCACCATCATCCCATCACTCTTTCACCTACCTCATCACAAGAACCAAAGAAGCACCACAGAAAACTCTCGCTGAAAGATATAATTCTAATCGCCATTGGAGCTCTTCTAGCCATTCTGCTTCTATTATGCTGCATACTACTCTGCTGCCTGATCAAGAAACGCGCTGCACTGAAACAAAAAGACGGGAAGGACAAGATCTCAGAGAAAACAGTATCTGCTGCTGCAGCAACAGCATCAACAGGAGGTGAAATGGGAGGAAAGCTAGTTCATTTCGATGGTCCGTTTGTATTCACAGCCGATGATCTCCTCTGTGCCACAGCTGAGATCATGGGGAAAAGTACTTACGGCACAGCATACAAGGCCACATTAGAAGACGGCAATGAGGTCGCTGTGAAGCGTCTGAGAGAGAAAACAACCAAAGGAGTCAAAGAATTCGAAGGAGAAGTCACAGCTTTAGGCAAGATCCGTCACCAGAATCTTCTTGCACTAAGAGCTTACTACTTAGGACCTAAAGGAGAGAAGCTTCTCGTCTTTGATTACATGTCAAAGGGTAGTCTCTCTGCGTTTCTTCACg CTCGAGgaccagaaaccctaattccaTGGGAAACAAGAATGAAGATAGCAAAAGGAATCAGTCGTGGATTAGCTCACCTTCACAGCAACGAGAACATGATCCATGAGAATCTCACAGCTAGCAACATTCTCCTCGACGAACAAACCAACGCACACATCGCTGATTACGGTCTCTCAAGACTCATGACCGCCGCAGCCGCCACAAACGTAATCGCAACCGCCGGAACATTGGGATACAGAGCACCGGAGTTTTCGAAGATCAAGAACGCAAGCACTAAGACCGATGTCTACAGCTTAGGGATCATCATACTGGAGCTTTTGACTGGGAAATCTCCAGGAGAGCCAACGAATGGGATGGATTTGCCTCAATGGGTAGCTTCGATTGTGAAAGAAGAGTGGACTAATGAAGTTTTTGATTTGGAGCTGATGAGAGAGACGCAAAGCGTTGGTGATGAGCTTTTGAATACTCTGAAATTGGCTTTACACTGTGTTGATCCGTCGCCTGCAGCGAGGCCGGAAGCGAGCCAGGTGGTGAATCAGCTTGAGGAGATTAGGCCGGAGACTGAGGTGGAGATGGAGACGACGGTGACTGGAGGTAAAGATTTAGGGTCAAATGAGGAGTAA
- the LOC104715564 gene encoding F-box protein At3g57580-like, with translation MERGRNKETLPNDLILEIFTRLPSKSVARFRTLSKHWASTLRSQEFTKLFLARSSTRPRILFAVERYQYNKWDFFSSPQPHNRCEKSLPLDYHTKFSGDVSHNICSYASGLIFFPTVQIIADKTPLICNPITGLYVGLEVIKYSRSRGFLGFDPIDKQFKVLDHPFILTLDSGELKWRYKDVPGYRYRRSSTAGICINGVLYHLAQTFLEPSFVIVSIDVRSEEFKFIDASCFNDHLEDLTRLREEPTRLSLVNSKGILGVIHCNYADAADGRRAVQLCLSVLEDVEIPEWVKYVYTLPLNDILASCEFSVAGVTATGDIVLCMKYTCKPYYVFYFNPVKNTLQSVEIQGFGAELEAVENRGEVFAFVDYVEDLTVNDAHQLKSNIAHIKSQCPCCQKEAQGNNIGEAEMKETSVKMKTEEEE, from the coding sequence ATGGAGagaggaagaaacaaagaaacgcTCCCAAATGATCTGATCCTCGAGATATTCACGAGATTGCCGTCGAAGTCAGTCGCTAGGTTTCGTACCCTGTCGAAGCACTGGGCCTCTACGCTTCGCAGTCAGGAATTCACCAAACTGTTTCTGGCCAGGTCCTCGACTCGTCCTCGTATCTTGTTTGCGGTCGAACGATATCAATACAACAAGTGGGACTTCTTCTCGTCGCCTCAGCCACATAACCGATGTGAAAAGTCGCTTCCTTTGGATTATCATACCAAGTTCTCAGGAGACGTAAGCCATAACATTTGTAGCTACGCCTCAGGTTTGATCTTTTTCCCTACTGTGCAGATCATTGCTGACAAGACGCCTTTGATTTGTAACCCTATCACGGGATTGTATGTGGGCTTAGAAGTCATCAAGTACAGTAGGTCTCGAGGGTTTCTAGGGTTTGATCCCATTGATAAGCAATTTAAGGTTTTGGATCATCCTTTCATTCTAACATTAGATTCTGGAGAACTCAAGTGGAGGTATAAGGATGTCCCTGGTTATCGGTATCGTCGCTCTTCCACTGCagggatatgcatcaatggggttttgtatCACTTAGCTCAAACATTTCTTGAACCATCTTTTGTGATAGTTAGCATTGATGTGAGGTCTGAGGAGTTCAAGTTTATTGACGCATCATGCTTTAATGATCATCTTGAGGATCTTACTAGATTGAGAGAGGAACCTACTAGATTGAGTTTGGTCAACTCTAAGGGTATATTAGGTGTGATTCATTGCAATTACGCTGACGCTGCTGATGGAAGACGTGCCGTTCAGTTATGTCTGTCGGTTCTAGAGGATGTTGAGATACCGGAATGGGTGAAGTATGTCTACACTCTGCCGCTTAATGATATCCTTGCTTCCTGCGAATTTTCAGTTGCTGGAGTGACTGCTACAGGTGACATTGTTTTGTGTATGAAATATACATGTAAACCCTACTACGTCTTCTACTTCAATCCCGTAAAGAACACTCTCCAAagtgttgaaatccaaggtTTTGGAGCTGAGCTTGAAGCAGTTGAGAATCGTGGTGAAGTTTTTGCCTTTGTTGACTATGTAGAGGATCTTACCGTTAATGATGCTCATCAACTCAAGTCAAACATCGCTCATATCAAGAGTCAATGCCCCTGCTGTCAAAAGGAAGCGCAGGGTAACAACATCGGAGAAGCAGAAATGAAAGAGACATCAGTGAAGAtgaagacagaagaagaagagtag